Proteins encoded by one window of Anopheles cruzii unplaced genomic scaffold, idAnoCruzAS_RS32_06 scaffold00764_ctg1, whole genome shotgun sequence:
- the LOC128276228 gene encoding neurogenic protein big brain-like — protein MLPQGRPGGSVSGDALVNGVTVPGYQGNLQAAVSHSAQLAPWERFGVEFILTFIVVLTYLISTNSFRKYFGSSTVAIGAAYSACSFVSMPYLNPARSLGPSFVLNKWDSHWVYWVGPFIGGIIAGLIHQFVFTPKPRSRSATKAGTACASVTASSAAPDEVNNCTVDLSKLGAQATVGKFQNMRHHSGTLPSRFCHSMYAASDQPAIKIEPLEPIYGAAKSMFGKSPQMSRSNLNRSQSVYAKSNMALNQELPATVAATATLRPGQLVPAQSLYPLRVSQQPHTAHSQNQNVQNQLHQRSESVYGMRNVIRQQQLAEHLSQQLAPRPSHHSQVAEVQGSGPFQSIYVRGNPSCSTDALRDAHEQAGCDKLLNTMARAQERPESLYAATRRIHSTHSDDSSYGSYHGAGGPAAANSTPPTREHSGGSYAAGMLGGGRPMGHSHGHRGVIVHDPSSTMQPPPSLMTCS, from the exons CGTAACAGTGCCGGGTTATCAAGGTAATCTACAGGCTGCTGTTTCGCACAGTGCTCAGCTCGCTCCGTGGGAGCGCTTCGGCGTCGAATTTATCCTGAcgttcatcgtcgtcctcaCGTATCTGATCTCGACGAACTCCTTCCGGAAGTACTTCGGCTCTTCGACCGTTGCCATCGGGGCCGCGTACAGCGCTTGTAGCTTCGTATCG ATGCCCTACCTGAATCCGGCCCGCTCGCTCGGTCCTTCGTTCGTGCTGAACAAGTGGGACAGCCACTGGGTGTACTGGGTGGGCCCGTTCATCGGTGGCATCATCGCCGGGCTGATCCATCAGTTTGTGTTCACACCGAAGCCCCGGTCCCGGAGTGCCACGAAGGCGGGTACCGCCTGTGCGAGTGTGACCGCTAGTAGCGCCGCTCCGGACGAGGTCAACAACTGTACGGTCGATCTTAGCAAGCTCGGTGCCCAGGCGACGGTCGGAAAGTTCCAGAACATGCGCCATCACAGCGGAACTCTGCCGTCGCGCTTCTGTCACAGCATGTACGCGGCCAGCGATCAGCCGGCGATCAAGATTGAACCACTGGAACCGATCTATGGGGCGGCCAAGTCGATGTTCGGTAAATCGCCGCAGATGTCACGCTCCAACCTCAATCGCTCGCAGTCGGTGTACGCCAAGAGTAACATGGCCCTGAACCAGGAGTTACCGGCAACGGTTGCGGCCACGGCAACCCTGCGCCCGGGCCAGCTAGTACCGGCTCAGAGCTTGTACCCTCTGCGAGTGTCCCAGCAACCGCACACCGCCCACAGCCAGAACCAGAACGTGCAGAACCAACTCCACCAGCGCTCGGAAAGTGTCTACGGCATGCGGAACGtcatccggcagcagcagctggcggaACATCTCTCGCAGCAGCTGGCCCCACGGCCCAGCCACCACTCGCAGGTGGCGGAAGTGCAGGGTTCCGGCCCATTCCAGTCCATCTACGTCCGGGGCAATCCAAGCTGCTCGACCGATGCGCTGCGGGACGCCCACGAACAGGCCGG CTGCGATAAGCTGCTGAACACGATGGCCCGCGCCCAGGAGCGACCGGAATCGCTATACGCGGCCACCCGGCGCATCCACTCGACGCACTCGGACGACAGCTCGTACGGATCGTACCACGGTGCGggcggtccggcggcggccaataGTACTCCACCAACGCGGGAGCACTCCGGAGGCAGCTACGCGGCGGGAATGTTGGGAGGTGGTCGCCCGATGGGACACTCGCATGGTCACCGGGGAGTGATCGTGCATGATCCCAGCAGCACGatgcagccgccgccatcgctcATGACCTGCAGCTAA